TTCCTTGCCCCGAGATCAACAAGATCGCGGGACAGGGTGGCCTGGGTGATGTCCACGCCTTCGGCGGCGAGCAGGTCCTGGAGCTGACGTTGGCTGGCGACCCTGCGCGTGTCGACCAAGCGGGAAATCAACCCCTGCCTGGCCGATCGTGTCAGGGGTGACGGATGATTTATCGCAGCAGCCATTCCATCAGGGCCTTCTGTGCGTGGAGACGGTTCTCCGCTTCATCGAAGACGATCGACTGGGGTCCGTCGATAACGCCTGCGGTGACTTCGTAGCCGCGGTAGGCGGGAAGGCAGTGCATGAACACCGCATCCTTGTCCGCAGTGTCCATGAGTTCCTCATTGACCTGGAAGGGCACCAGCGCCGTAGTGTCCCGCCCGGCGTCCATGCCCATTGAGACCCAGGTGTCGGTGATGACGACGTCGGCACCGGTCACGTCCGCGACGTCGGTGACCGTCAAGGTCGCGCCTGTCTCGTCCGCGCGGAGCCGGGCACGGTCGATGAACCGTTGTTCGGGCTGGAACCCTGCCGGCGCAGCGATGGTCATGTCCACTCCCGCGGTCGCAAATCCGAGCATGTAGGAATTGGCCATGTTGTTGGCTCCGTCGCCGAGGTACACGGCTTTGAGGCCCTTCAGCTCACCCTTGTGCTGTCGGATCGTGAGCAGGTCGGCGAGGATCTGGCACGGGTGGAAGTCGTCGCACAGTGCGTTGATG
The genomic region above belongs to Corynebacterium glyciniphilum AJ 3170 and contains:
- the argF gene encoding ornithine carbamoyltransferase — encoded protein: MTRHFLADDAVSVAEQAEILDLGMEMVKDPYRNSLMNKSVAVLFDKTSTRTRFSFDVGINQLGGHPIVVDSGKSQMGKKESYQDTGAVLSRFVDAVVWRTGAHQNLHDMAETATVPIINALCDDFHPCQILADLLTIRQHKGELKGLKAVYLGDGANNMANSYMLGFATAGVDMTIAAPAGFQPEQRFIDRARLRADETGATLTVTDVADVTGADVVITDTWVSMGMDAGRDTTALVPFQVNEELMDTADKDAVFMHCLPAYRGYEVTAGVIDGPQSIVFDEAENRLHAQKALMEWLLR